Below is a window of Herminiimonas arsenicoxydans DNA.
CTGCATGCCATTGCAGTCGCGCAAAAGATGGACCTGCAAAAATGCACCATCAGCAGCGTCAAGTTCCTCAGCCCGGTTTTGCCGGGCACGGAACTGACACTGCATTACGAACGCAATGCCAATGGCGGCATTCAGTTCGATATCAAACAGGGTGAACGCGTCGCGGTCACAGGAGCTTTCAATGCGTAAATCCATCAGCCTGCGGGCAGCAGTCTTGGCCTTTTTGCTGGCAGGCACATGCGCGGCGCATGCTGCCAACATCACAATGGAACAGTTGATGACCACGCTGGCGCAAGCCAAACCGGCGAAGGTGAATTTCACCGAGAAAAAGTACATCGCGCAACTGGATCGTCCGGTCGAATCCTCGGGCGAAATGCTGTTCACGCCACCGGACCGCCTTGAAAAGCGCACCTTCAAACCGAAGCCGGAACGCATGGTACTGGACCGCGACACGCTGGTGCTGGAACGCGGCAAGAACAAGTTCTCGATGCAACTGGGTGATTCACCGGAACTGGCGGCATTGATCGAAAGCATACGCGCCACGCTGGCCGGCGATCGCCGATCGCTGGAGTTCAACTTCATCGTTGCACTGCAAGGCCCGCGC
It encodes the following:
- a CDS encoding Conserved hypothetical protein (Evidence 4 : Homologs of previously reported genes of unknown function), with product MPMAAFSSISNRVNASRSQELSMRKSISLRAAVLAFLLAGTCAAHAANITMEQLMTTLAQAKPAKVNFTEKKYIAQLDRPVESSGEMLFTPPDRLEKRTFKPKPERMVLDRDTLVLERGKNKFSMQLGDSPELAALIESIRATLAGDRRSLEFNFIVALQGPRENWIMTLTPSSNEAQQKVKRIRLSGSNSEVREIEVLQGDGDRSVTTIEKIKP
- a CDS encoding Conserved hypothetical protein, putative dehydratase (Evidence 4 : Homologs of previously reported genes of unknown function), whose product is MSTSSFHIPPDHPAFAGHFPGMPITPGVVLLDEALHAIAVAQKMDLQKCTISSVKFLSPVLPGTELTLHYERNANGGIQFDIKQGERVAVTGAFNA